A stretch of the bacterium genome encodes the following:
- the coaE gene encoding dephospho-CoA kinase (Dephospho-CoA kinase (CoaE) performs the final step in coenzyme A biosynthesis.), which yields MFDRKLSQDRLLVGIGGNMGSGKSTVASELKRYGAKIIDADEMGWSILAKGTPEYHRLVKTFGHGILTKTDNIDRRALGKLAFASKASLAKLNAIVHPALLDRVRKEIDRNRKGLVVVDAALLFDWKLDKEVDVAILVTAADRLKTERLVDAGMKEEDIVARLKLQVPDAKIWSRADFVIDNKGSFAELRRKCRALWNFFYSAKFQAFKVARER from the coding sequence ATGTTCGACAGGAAGCTCTCACAGGACCGGCTGCTCGTCGGAATCGGCGGTAACATGGGTTCGGGCAAGTCGACCGTTGCCAGTGAGCTGAAGCGCTACGGAGCCAAGATCATCGACGCCGACGAGATGGGCTGGTCGATCCTGGCCAAGGGTACGCCCGAGTATCACCGTTTGGTCAAGACCTTCGGCCACGGTATCCTCACCAAGACCGACAACATCGATCGCCGGGCGTTGGGGAAGCTGGCCTTTGCCAGCAAGGCGAGTCTCGCCAAACTGAACGCGATTGTCCACCCGGCCCTGCTTGATCGCGTGCGCAAGGAGATCGACCGGAACCGGAAGGGCCTGGTGGTGGTCGACGCGGCGCTGCTCTTTGACTGGAAGCTGGACAAAGAGGTCGATGTGGCCATCCTCGTCACTGCCGCTGACCGCCTGAAGACGGAGCGGCTGGTCGATGCCGGCATGAAAGAAGAGGACATCGTGGCCCGCCTGAAGCTCCAGGTACCGGACGCGAAGATCTGGAGCAGGGCGGACTTCGTCATCGACAACAAGGGCTCGTTCGCCGAATTGCGCCGCAAGTGCCGCGCGCTCTGGAATTTCTTCTACAGCGCGAAGTTCCAGGCGTTCAAGGTGGCGCGCGAGCGCTAG
- a CDS encoding electron transfer flavoprotein subunit beta/FixA family protein, with translation MNIVVCVKQVPSTETKIRVNTSTGFVDTTEIEWVVNPYDEYAMETALRLKEKAGAGTITVVALGPERVKTALRTTLAMGADAAVQLTDPAFDGIDALAVGRLLAAAVKRQPFDIVFCGKQAVDDDFAAVPPAIAHFLGIPHVSVVAEVTADTTARTIVARREIEGATEVVQAPIPCLVTIQKGAYEPRYPTLKGMMAAKKKEIPVLGATVLGIDSAALTRRVIYVDDRLPPGRKPGRVLEGAAEEVVPELVRLLREEAKVI, from the coding sequence GTGAACATAGTCGTCTGCGTCAAGCAGGTCCCGTCCACCGAGACCAAGATCCGTGTGAACACGTCGACCGGTTTCGTGGATACGACCGAAATCGAGTGGGTCGTCAATCCTTACGACGAATACGCGATGGAAACGGCCCTGCGCCTGAAGGAGAAGGCCGGTGCCGGTACTATCACTGTCGTCGCGCTGGGCCCGGAACGGGTAAAGACCGCGCTCCGGACCACGCTCGCGATGGGCGCGGATGCGGCGGTCCAGCTTACCGACCCGGCGTTCGACGGTATCGATGCCCTTGCGGTCGGGCGCCTGCTCGCCGCGGCCGTGAAGCGACAGCCTTTCGACATCGTGTTCTGCGGCAAGCAGGCGGTGGACGATGACTTTGCGGCAGTACCGCCGGCGATCGCCCACTTCCTCGGGATTCCGCACGTTTCGGTCGTAGCCGAGGTGACGGCGGACACGACCGCCCGAACGATCGTTGCCCGGCGCGAGATCGAGGGCGCGACCGAGGTGGTTCAGGCTCCCATTCCCTGCCTGGTGACGATACAGAAGGGGGCATACGAACCTCGCTACCCGACCCTCAAGGGGATGATGGCGGCGAAGAAAAAGGAAATCCCGGTGCTGGGCGCGACCGTGCTCGGAATCGACTCGGCAGCCCTGACCCGGCGAGTCATCTACGTTGATGACCGGCTGCCGCCGGGCCGAAAGCCGGGCCGCGTGCTCGAAGGTGCGGCCGAAGAGGTCGTGCCGGAACTCGTGCGCCTGCTGCGCGAGGAAGCGAAGGTGATCTAG
- a CDS encoding type II toxin-antitoxin system RelE/ParE family toxin — MVRLEELKTGPALVVCALVVNERNETAEYLTALSPVGRKRLDYVFRRLAELGQAGFRDETLKRLEGVVCEIKEHRTNTRLFCFTSGHRLIVCTHAARKPAGNARYQVEIDKVQRLYELCLAEGVLP, encoded by the coding sequence ATGGTGAGACTTGAGGAACTGAAAACCGGACCGGCGCTCGTGGTCTGTGCTCTGGTCGTCAATGAACGAAACGAGACTGCTGAGTATCTTACCGCCCTGTCGCCGGTGGGACGGAAGAGGCTTGACTATGTATTCCGGCGGCTCGCCGAGCTCGGCCAGGCCGGGTTTCGTGATGAGACGCTCAAACGGCTTGAGGGCGTGGTCTGCGAGATAAAGGAGCACCGCACGAATACAAGGCTGTTCTGTTTCACATCAGGACACCGGCTCATTGTCTGCACACACGCTGCCCGGAAGCCTGCGGGCAACGCCCGGTATCAGGTCGAGATAGACAAAGTTCAGCGCCTGTACGAACTGTGCCTGGCCGAAGGAGTACTGCCATGA
- a CDS encoding phosphoribosyltransferase family protein: MKLTQVPLKEIECSGPVMRASTPYILEYEEVASLAADLFETYRAKINHSATKLGPRQRESNAESYALLGRDRELGRFHVVYDIDETRLAIELDEEESDKFYRLMRDQRIITPDLGLIRRVMSGNMAETVAAMLWQIGAIKVTLGDLHPLYKVDEGRNYSPIYIDVKGLASYPAVNDFVLSSAALLVRNLDFDVICGIESGSIAIAAVMAQKLARPMFYARRAKRYPEASPFEGIKNHELFRKRVLLVDDTLVHGWTKTRVIREIREWGARVEACFVVFDRQQQGSTDLEQVGVRLDSLTNRDAALSPKIPREISFLTDDEYEEVVRYFADPGAWHAARGLSFHEPSPLE, from the coding sequence ATGAAACTCACCCAGGTCCCCCTCAAGGAGATTGAATGCTCGGGCCCGGTGATGCGGGCGAGCACTCCTTACATCCTCGAATACGAAGAGGTCGCGTCGCTCGCCGCAGACCTGTTTGAGACCTACCGCGCCAAGATCAACCATTCCGCGACGAAGCTCGGGCCCCGGCAGCGCGAGTCGAACGCCGAGAGCTACGCGCTGCTGGGCCGCGACCGCGAGCTCGGCCGTTTCCACGTCGTCTACGACATCGACGAGACCCGGCTCGCCATCGAACTTGACGAGGAAGAGTCCGACAAATTCTACCGCCTGATGCGCGACCAGCGTATCATCACGCCCGACCTCGGGCTCATCCGCCGCGTGATGTCGGGCAACATGGCCGAAACCGTGGCCGCCATGCTCTGGCAGATCGGCGCCATCAAAGTCACGCTTGGCGACCTGCACCCGCTCTACAAGGTCGACGAGGGCCGGAACTACAGCCCGATCTACATCGACGTCAAGGGTCTCGCCAGCTATCCGGCGGTGAACGACTTCGTGCTTTCCTCCGCGGCGCTGCTGGTGCGCAACCTCGACTTCGACGTCATCTGCGGCATCGAGTCCGGCTCGATCGCCATCGCCGCCGTGATGGCCCAGAAGCTGGCCAGGCCGATGTTCTACGCCCGCCGCGCCAAGCGCTATCCCGAGGCGAGCCCGTTCGAGGGCATCAAGAACCACGAGCTGTTCCGTAAGCGAGTGCTGCTGGTGGATGACACGCTCGTGCACGGCTGGACCAAGACGCGCGTCATCCGGGAAATCCGCGAGTGGGGCGCAAGGGTCGAAGCCTGCTTCGTGGTCTTCGACCGGCAGCAGCAGGGCAGCACGGATCTTGAGCAGGTCGGGGTGAGGCTCGACTCGCTCACCAATCGCGACGCCGCCCTGTCGCCGAAAATACCGCGCGAGATCAGTTTCCTGACCGACGACGAGTATGAAGAAGTAGTCCGCTACTTCGCCGACCCCGGCGCGTGGCACGCGGCGCGCGGGCTCTCATTCCACGAACCTTCGCCCCTCGAGTAG
- a CDS encoding DnaB-like helicase C-terminal domain-containing protein, whose product MRSTPDQPRNQLRNLSSYRLRDFQAELAKTPEGLKTGFASLDKLVTIPQAAVTIVCGRTGHGKTTMMFNLLVNMSRMYKDKAFVFFSYEEPRRQLGLKLLNILCGTIVDPESLGYNLAALEDYVRKGRTDNPTLEKGKAELGELLNSDRVLLEDEPYAVGDWAETVAAICGQVPVGAVFVDYMQKVRIQGEFMSRQRELERISERILDTAKSLSVPVILGAQLVRSPAHPDRVALDDLHGAGDIEQDAQVALGLFNRVMEEAQEESVPDTDSVTELEVTVLKNRNGPANGRALLDFNRALLTLSEPEASPAPQPASD is encoded by the coding sequence ATGCGGAGTACGCCAGACCAACCGAGGAACCAGCTCCGGAACCTGAGTTCGTACCGGCTGAGAGACTTCCAGGCCGAGCTTGCGAAGACTCCAGAAGGGCTCAAGACCGGCTTTGCCAGCCTGGATAAACTCGTGACCATTCCTCAGGCGGCGGTTACGATTGTGTGCGGCAGAACCGGTCACGGCAAGACCACCATGATGTTCAATCTGCTCGTGAACATGAGCCGTATGTACAAGGACAAGGCTTTTGTATTCTTTTCCTATGAGGAGCCGCGGCGACAGCTCGGTTTGAAGCTCCTCAACATCCTGTGCGGCACTATCGTCGACCCGGAAAGTTTGGGATACAACCTGGCTGCGCTTGAGGATTACGTCCGAAAGGGCAGGACGGACAACCCGACGCTGGAAAAGGGCAAGGCAGAGCTCGGCGAGCTGCTGAACTCAGACCGGGTCCTCCTTGAGGACGAGCCCTATGCCGTGGGGGACTGGGCGGAAACCGTTGCCGCCATCTGCGGGCAGGTCCCGGTCGGGGCGGTCTTCGTGGACTACATGCAGAAAGTCAGGATACAGGGTGAGTTCATGAGCCGGCAGCGGGAGCTCGAACGCATCTCCGAGCGGATACTGGATACCGCGAAGAGCCTGAGCGTACCGGTGATACTCGGCGCGCAACTGGTCAGGAGCCCGGCGCACCCGGACCGGGTGGCCTTGGACGACCTGCACGGCGCCGGGGACATCGAGCAGGACGCCCAGGTCGCGCTGGGGCTGTTCAACCGTGTGATGGAGGAAGCTCAGGAAGAGTCTGTGCCGGACACGGATTCTGTGACGGAGCTTGAGGTGACGGTGCTGAAGAATCGCAACGGACCGGCAAACGGCAGGGCGCTCTTGGACTTCAACCGCGCGCTTCTGACCTTGAGCGAACCCGAGGCCAGCCCAGCCCCGCAACCCGCTTCAGATTGA
- a CDS encoding PPC domain-containing DNA-binding protein, whose translation MRAVRNGSYWQLRLMPGEEIIETLAGFVRSRRIRSGFLTGIGAADNITLGCFDPKTRTYHKRLFEGDHEVAAVVGNVAWVGKNPACHIHAVISNPRLTTFAGHLFSGKVTVTLEVTLVPGTRRLVRKPDPLSGLNLLTLP comes from the coding sequence ATGAGGGCCGTGAGGAATGGGTCGTACTGGCAGCTTCGGCTGATGCCGGGCGAGGAGATAATCGAGACGCTCGCCGGTTTTGTGCGCAGCCGACGCATCAGGTCCGGGTTCCTGACCGGCATCGGGGCGGCCGACAATATCACCCTCGGGTGCTTTGACCCGAAGACCAGGACCTATCACAAGCGGTTGTTTGAGGGCGACCACGAGGTGGCGGCCGTGGTTGGGAACGTGGCCTGGGTCGGCAAGAACCCGGCCTGCCATATCCACGCCGTTATCAGCAATCCGCGGCTCACGACCTTCGCCGGCCACCTTTTCTCGGGTAAGGTTACGGTTACGCTCGAAGTTACGCTCGTGCCCGGGACACGCCGCCTCGTCCGCAAACCGGACCCGCTTTCCGGCCTGAACCTGCTCACCCTGCCGTAG
- the hisS gene encoding histidine--tRNA ligase: protein MSELKQSRPKGTQDFVPPDSERRRQAEAAFRSLAETHGFREIITPTFEHTAVFVKSSGETSDIVKKEMYSFKDRAGRDLTLRPEGTPGVVRAVLENRLRLPCRLYYIGPYFRYSRPQKGRYREFGQLGIEALGEAGPLTDAEVIAVGSAFFERLGIRDCTIQVNSIGCRECRPAHRDALREFLLARKEQLCEDCRLRIDRNPLRVFDCKVETCREAVKDAPTPRRYLCPACNTHHEQVLAELNRRGLRHEASDRLVRGLDYYNRTTFEYVSTSLGAQDSLGGGGRYDYLIEEFGGSNTPATGFAIGLERTLLAAPAVPLPTRRKLAFVVWLTDAEVGAAVELADRLRADGIAAQVDYDSRKVKGQFRSADAAQATCCVIIGPDELAKGVYSLKDLATGEQREVSSAAVSAELRKLFAP, encoded by the coding sequence ATGTCTGAATTGAAGCAATCCCGCCCGAAGGGCACGCAGGATTTCGTGCCGCCGGACTCGGAGCGACGGCGGCAGGCCGAGGCGGCGTTCCGCAGTCTGGCCGAGACTCACGGCTTCCGCGAGATAATAACGCCGACGTTCGAGCACACCGCCGTGTTTGTGAAGTCGTCCGGCGAAACCTCGGACATCGTCAAGAAGGAGATGTACTCGTTCAAGGACCGCGCCGGCCGGGACCTGACGCTCCGGCCCGAAGGAACACCCGGAGTGGTGCGCGCGGTGCTGGAGAACCGTCTGCGCCTGCCCTGCAGGCTCTACTACATCGGCCCATACTTCCGGTACAGCCGCCCGCAGAAGGGACGCTACCGGGAATTCGGCCAGCTCGGTATCGAGGCACTGGGCGAGGCCGGTCCTCTGACCGACGCCGAAGTCATCGCCGTCGGCAGCGCCTTCTTCGAACGCCTCGGCATCCGCGACTGCACCATTCAGGTCAACTCCATCGGCTGCCGCGAGTGCCGCCCTGCCCATCGCGACGCCCTCCGGGAGTTTCTGCTCGCGCGGAAGGAGCAGCTATGCGAGGACTGCCGGCTGCGCATCGACCGCAACCCGCTGCGCGTCTTCGATTGCAAGGTCGAGACCTGCCGGGAAGCGGTCAAGGACGCGCCGACGCCGCGGCGCTACCTGTGTCCGGCGTGCAACACCCATCACGAACAGGTCCTGGCCGAGTTGAACCGGCGCGGGCTGCGCCACGAGGCCAGCGACCGGCTGGTGCGCGGGCTCGACTACTACAACCGGACTACCTTCGAGTACGTATCGACCTCGCTGGGTGCGCAGGACAGCCTCGGCGGAGGAGGACGCTACGACTATCTGATTGAGGAATTCGGAGGGTCGAATACACCGGCGACCGGTTTTGCCATCGGGCTGGAGCGAACCCTGCTCGCAGCGCCGGCTGTGCCGCTTCCGACTCGACGCAAGCTCGCGTTTGTCGTCTGGCTGACCGACGCCGAGGTCGGCGCAGCGGTGGAACTCGCCGACCGGCTGCGGGCGGACGGCATCGCCGCGCAGGTCGATTACGACTCGCGCAAGGTCAAGGGGCAGTTCCGGTCGGCCGATGCGGCCCAGGCAACCTGCTGCGTGATCATCGGACCGGACGAACTGGCCAAGGGAGTCTACTCGCTGAAGGACCTGGCGACCGGCGAGCAGCGGGAAGTCTCGTCGGCTGCCGTCAGCGCCGAACTCCGCAAGTTGTTCGCTCCGTAG
- the topA gene encoding type I DNA topoisomerase, with the protein MPKKNANAPKRAKAGRKVGVLPPRHQDTKARTKSEARGEKLEARSRGTGKDLLIVESPTKARTIGKLLAGKMQVLSSRGHIADLPKSRLGVDIEHGFEPDYIKIRGKAAVINELKAAARQARAVYIATDPDREGEAIAYSVAFELGGARGEGQGTAVPMKRVLVYEITAKGLKEALDKPIEIDQRKVDSHRGRRVLDRLVGYLVSPLLWKIVRGGLSAGRVQTVALRMIVDREREIQAFKPEEFWTIKALFEKEGDKGIEGARDRVEEREGGGATFEAQLAKIAGKDFKITSAAEMEAVKKGCAAAEFRVADVRSRDRARRPLPPFATATMQQDAVQRLSMPARRAMQVAQQLFEGIDLEKETAGLITYPRTDSFRVADAFVGDTREFVAASFGPEFLPEKPRHYPDRAGAQGAHEAIRPTRVDRTPESVKRFLTPEQFRLYDLVWRRFVASQMADAVYALTEAQVAGGDYLFKADAVKCKFSGFERVYGDPDKEKVLPALAPAEPLTMKEFRPEQKFTQPPARYTEATLIKRLETNSIGRPSTYATIVSTLFDRKYAERREGRLWPTELGMVVTDVLVPRFSDIFELGFTREMEKELDLVEEGSEKWQEVIGRFYKPFKQDLDKVAEGAADIKQELRKELEEKCPECGANLAERWGRFGKFIACSRYPECKYIKKEKAKLLDEKCPQCGKPLAERSGRFGPFKACSGYPECRYIKREEPGPNLKPGEPCPKCGKPLAEKRGRFGVFVGCTGYPECKFMVRGARPEPKMLEEKCPQCGKNLVERRGRFGPFVACSGYPKCKYIKKDKKPGTGDQGSGTREES; encoded by the coding sequence ATGCCAAAGAAAAACGCGAATGCCCCGAAGCGGGCAAAGGCCGGCCGGAAGGTCGGAGTCTTACCACCAAGACACCAAGACACGAAGGCTAGGACGAAGTCAGAAGCTAGAGGCGAGAAGCTAGAAGCTAGAAGTCGAGGGACCGGCAAGGACCTGTTGATTGTCGAGTCGCCGACCAAGGCGAGGACAATCGGGAAGCTGCTCGCCGGGAAGATGCAGGTGCTCTCGTCCAGGGGGCACATTGCCGACCTGCCGAAGTCGCGACTCGGCGTGGATATCGAGCACGGGTTCGAGCCGGATTATATCAAGATCCGCGGGAAGGCGGCGGTCATCAATGAGCTGAAGGCCGCGGCCAGGCAGGCGCGAGCCGTCTACATCGCGACCGACCCGGACCGCGAGGGAGAGGCGATAGCCTACTCGGTGGCTTTCGAGCTGGGCGGGGCGAGGGGTGAGGGGCAGGGGACGGCGGTTCCGATGAAGCGCGTGCTGGTGTACGAAATTACGGCCAAAGGTCTGAAGGAAGCCTTGGATAAGCCGATCGAAATCGACCAGAGGAAGGTCGATTCGCACCGCGGGCGGCGCGTGCTCGACCGGCTGGTCGGCTACCTCGTGTCGCCGCTGCTCTGGAAGATCGTGCGCGGCGGGCTTTCCGCGGGCAGGGTGCAGACGGTGGCCCTGCGCATGATCGTGGACCGCGAACGCGAGATTCAGGCGTTCAAGCCCGAGGAGTTCTGGACCATCAAGGCGCTGTTCGAAAAGGAGGGGGACAAAGGGATAGAGGGAGCAAGGGATAGAGTGGAGGAGCGGGAAGGCGGAGGCGCGACGTTCGAGGCGCAACTGGCGAAGATAGCCGGCAAGGACTTCAAGATTACCAGCGCGGCCGAGATGGAGGCGGTGAAGAAGGGCTGCGCTGCGGCCGAGTTCCGCGTGGCCGATGTGAGGTCGCGCGACCGGGCGCGAAGGCCGCTGCCGCCGTTCGCCACCGCGACGATGCAGCAGGACGCGGTGCAGCGTTTGAGCATGCCGGCCCGCAGGGCGATGCAGGTGGCGCAGCAGCTCTTCGAGGGCATTGACCTGGAGAAGGAAACCGCCGGTCTCATCACCTATCCGCGTACCGATTCTTTCCGCGTGGCCGACGCATTCGTGGGCGATACGCGCGAGTTCGTGGCCGCAAGCTTCGGCCCGGAGTTCCTGCCCGAGAAGCCGCGCCACTATCCGGACAGGGCCGGGGCGCAGGGGGCGCATGAGGCGATTCGGCCGACGCGGGTTGACCGCACGCCGGAATCGGTGAAGCGGTTCCTGACGCCGGAGCAGTTCAGACTCTACGACCTGGTCTGGCGCCGGTTCGTGGCCAGCCAGATGGCCGACGCGGTCTATGCGCTGACCGAAGCGCAGGTCGCGGGCGGTGACTACCTGTTCAAGGCGGACGCGGTGAAGTGCAAGTTCAGCGGATTCGAGCGTGTCTACGGCGACCCGGACAAGGAGAAGGTCCTGCCCGCGCTCGCCCCGGCCGAGCCGCTGACGATGAAGGAGTTCCGGCCCGAGCAGAAGTTCACCCAGCCGCCCGCGCGCTACACCGAGGCGACGCTCATCAAGCGGCTGGAAACGAACTCCATCGGCCGGCCTTCGACCTACGCGACCATCGTCTCGACCCTGTTCGACCGGAAATACGCGGAGCGGCGCGAGGGCAGGCTCTGGCCGACCGAGCTCGGGATGGTCGTCACCGACGTGCTGGTGCCCCGATTCTCGGACATCTTCGAGCTCGGGTTCACCCGCGAGATGGAGAAGGAGCTCGACCTCGTGGAAGAGGGTAGCGAGAAGTGGCAGGAGGTCATCGGGCGATTCTACAAGCCGTTCAAGCAGGACCTGGACAAGGTCGCGGAGGGCGCGGCCGACATCAAGCAGGAATTGCGCAAGGAACTGGAGGAGAAGTGCCCGGAGTGCGGCGCGAACCTGGCCGAGCGCTGGGGCAGATTCGGCAAGTTCATCGCCTGCTCGCGCTACCCGGAGTGTAAGTACATTAAGAAGGAGAAGGCGAAGCTGCTCGATGAGAAGTGCCCGCAGTGCGGCAAGCCTTTGGCCGAGCGGTCGGGAAGGTTCGGGCCGTTCAAGGCGTGCTCCGGATATCCCGAATGCAGGTACATCAAGCGCGAAGAGCCGGGGCCAAACCTGAAGCCGGGCGAGCCCTGCCCGAAGTGCGGCAAGCCGCTGGCCGAGAAGCGTGGCCGGTTCGGGGTTTTCGTGGGCTGCACCGGATACCCGGAGTGCAAGTTCATGGTCCGCGGCGCGCGGCCGGAGCCGAAGATGCTTGAAGAGAAGTGCCCGCAGTGCGGGAAGAACCTGGTCGAACGGCGAGGCCGTTTCGGGCCGTTCGTCGCCTGTTCCGGATACCCGAAGTGCAAGTACATTAAGAAGGATAAGAAACCAGGGACCGGGGATCAGGGTTCAGGGACCAGGGAGGAATCATGA
- a CDS encoding HNH endonuclease signature motif containing protein encodes MLWNYDCPECHKPTSVDWKLREAEATCRRCSRVHYPPTPHEDHYGFVDDLKWPKEMEEAVLSKRGAICGVPGCYGEHTTLVFRQPPSAGGRTSVDNLMPVCARHAASKGDRPWEEWIVEARQEVAAQNKDAPKFEVTITKHDFKPDVPASELTAPAPGLMLPLAAFRSPRTPKTAVPGERPLAELKLAVPFMRGPAGKIAFSYDWEMKKSGRCRLFLLAWPRGEEPDISLLGGPKYTGPSAGRDHLGVKDEKGSADLELTLPALPAGRWTAAVAVLDQGCDIQLTDYALAATK; translated from the coding sequence ATGCTATGGAACTATGACTGCCCGGAATGCCACAAGCCTACTTCGGTCGACTGGAAGCTGCGTGAAGCCGAAGCCACCTGTCGCCGCTGCTCGCGTGTTCACTACCCGCCGACGCCGCACGAAGACCATTATGGCTTCGTCGACGACCTGAAATGGCCGAAGGAAATGGAGGAGGCGGTCCTCTCCAAGCGCGGCGCCATCTGCGGCGTGCCCGGCTGCTACGGCGAGCACACGACGCTGGTGTTCCGTCAGCCTCCGTCGGCCGGCGGCCGGACCTCGGTAGACAATCTGATGCCGGTCTGCGCGCGCCACGCCGCCTCGAAAGGCGACCGGCCCTGGGAGGAGTGGATAGTCGAGGCACGGCAGGAAGTCGCCGCCCAGAACAAGGATGCGCCGAAGTTCGAGGTCACCATCACCAAGCACGACTTCAAGCCGGACGTGCCGGCATCCGAACTTACCGCGCCCGCGCCGGGATTGATGCTGCCGCTTGCCGCTTTCCGCTCACCGCGTACCCCCAAGACCGCGGTCCCCGGCGAGCGGCCGCTGGCCGAGCTGAAGCTGGCGGTGCCGTTCATGCGCGGACCGGCGGGCAAGATAGCGTTCAGCTACGACTGGGAGATGAAGAAGAGCGGGCGCTGCCGCCTGTTCCTGCTTGCCTGGCCCCGCGGCGAAGAGCCCGACATCTCGCTGCTTGGCGGTCCGAAATACACCGGCCCATCGGCCGGAAGAGATCACCTCGGCGTCAAAGACGAGAAGGGGTCTGCGGATCTGGAGCTGACGTTGCCCGCGTTACCCGCCGGCCGCTGGACTGCGGCCGTGGCGGTGCTCGACCAGGGCTGCGATATCCAGCTCACCGACTACGCGCTGGCCGCCACGAAATAG
- a CDS encoding acyl carrier protein produces the protein MALIDDVKNIIVEQLHVAPEKVTDTAHFVDDLGADSLDIVELVMAFEEKFGVEIPDEDSQQLITVGKAAEYLQKKLAEKK, from the coding sequence ATGGCGCTGATAGACGATGTAAAGAACATAATAGTTGAACAGTTGCACGTCGCTCCGGAGAAAGTCACCGACACCGCTCACTTTGTTGACGACCTGGGCGCGGATTCGCTCGACATCGTCGAGCTGGTCATGGCGTTCGAAGAGAAGTTCGGGGTCGAGATCCCGGACGAGGATTCCCAGCAGTTGATAACTGTTGGCAAGGCCGCCGAGTACCTGCAGAAGAAGCTGGCCGAGAAGAAGTAG
- the fabF gene encoding beta-ketoacyl-ACP synthase II yields the protein MSTQSGRRRVVVTGLGAVTPIGNDVPTYWQNLLAGKSGAARFTAFDSSDLEVQIGAEVKGFDPAQRLDPKLVKRTDRFTQYALWAADEAVRDAKLDFEKEDRDRVGVITGSGMGGIQTWEAQFAQFLQKGPRRVSPLLVPMMIPDMANGQIAINHNLRGPNYDTTSACASGAHATGVAYRHIVNGEADVMITGGAEAAITRFTVAAFNNMGALSKHNSEPEKASRPYDKDRDGFVIAEGSGIYVLEELEHARRRGAQIYCEFAGYGATADAYHITAPDPDARGAAAVMRQALAEAGMKPEEIDYINGHGTSTPLNDASEVKAVLDVFGPHASKLAINSTKSMIGHGLGAAGAMEFVAMVLQLKHQKVHPTINHQTPDEGVALDFIKGTARDCKIRAALSNSFGFGGHNACLLVKALS from the coding sequence ATGAGCACCCAGAGCGGTCGCCGACGGGTAGTTGTCACCGGGCTGGGCGCGGTGACGCCGATCGGCAACGACGTTCCCACATACTGGCAGAATCTGCTCGCCGGGAAGAGCGGCGCGGCCCGCTTCACCGCGTTTGACTCGTCCGACCTCGAAGTGCAAATCGGGGCCGAGGTCAAAGGCTTCGACCCGGCGCAGCGTCTGGACCCGAAGCTCGTGAAGCGCACCGACCGGTTCACCCAGTATGCCCTTTGGGCTGCGGATGAGGCGGTCAGGGACGCGAAGCTGGACTTTGAGAAGGAAGACCGCGACCGGGTCGGCGTAATCACCGGCTCGGGCATGGGCGGCATCCAGACCTGGGAGGCCCAGTTCGCGCAGTTCCTGCAGAAGGGGCCGCGCCGGGTTTCCCCGCTGTTGGTACCGATGATGATCCCGGACATGGCCAACGGCCAGATTGCCATCAACCACAACCTGCGCGGTCCGAACTACGACACCACGTCAGCGTGTGCCTCGGGCGCGCACGCGACCGGCGTTGCCTACCGGCACATCGTGAACGGCGAAGCCGACGTGATGATCACCGGCGGCGCCGAGGCGGCCATCACCAGGTTCACGGTCGCCGCGTTCAACAACATGGGCGCGCTCTCCAAGCACAATTCGGAACCGGAGAAGGCTTCCCGGCCGTATGACAAGGACCGGGACGGGTTCGTCATCGCCGAGGGCAGCGGCATCTACGTGCTCGAGGAGCTTGAGCACGCCCGCCGGCGCGGCGCGCAGATCTACTGCGAGTTCGCCGGCTACGGAGCGACGGCCGACGCCTACCACATCACCGCCCCGGACCCGGACGCCAGGGGCGCGGCCGCGGTGATGCGCCAGGCGCTCGCCGAGGCCGGCATGAAGCCGGAGGAAATCGACTACATCAATGGCCACGGCACGTCCACGCCGCTGAACGACGCCTCCGAGGTGAAGGCGGTTCTCGACGTCTTCGGCCCGCACGCAAGCAAGCTCGCGATCAACTCGACCAAGTCGATGATCGGCCACGGGCTCGGGGCGGCCGGCGCAATGGAGTTCGTGGCGATGGTTCTGCAGCTCAAGCACCAGAAGGTACACCCGACGATCAACCACCAGACGCCGGACGAAGGCGTGGCGCTCGACTTCATCAAAGGCACGGCGCGCGACTGCAAGATCCGCGCCGCGCTGTCCAATTCGTTCGGGTTCGGCGGGCACAACGCCTGCCTGCTGGTGAAGGCGCTGTCGTGA